In Periplaneta americana isolate PAMFEO1 chromosome 3, P.americana_PAMFEO1_priV1, whole genome shotgun sequence, the following are encoded in one genomic region:
- the LOC138696484 gene encoding thioredoxin domain-containing protein 9, translating into MASLEQAVQQNVLMVAKTVEQQLDAELEKLEKLDSDDLDKLREQRLKEMKKQAQQIQEWRMMGHGEYTELSDEKEFFEITKKSKDIVCHFYKNDSPRCKIVDHHLKILCKSHLEARFCKIDVERAPFLTQRLRIKIIPTIALIKDSKTKDYVVGFTDLGNCDDFSTEMMEWRIAQPGVIKYNGNLLEPPVKGKPVNKFGLGAGMKKHTIRGKDDDSDSDDDL; encoded by the exons ATGGCATCACTAGAGCAGGCAGTTCAGCAGAATGTCCTGATGGTTGCGAAAACAGTTGAACAACAACTGGACGCAGAGCtcgaaaaattagaaaaattggaTTCGGATGACTTGGATAAACTcagggaacagaggttaaaggaaATGAAGAAACAGGCACAACAAATACAGGAATGGCGAATGATG GGTCACGGAGAGTATACTGAACTATCTGACGAAAAGGAGTTCTTcgaaataacaaaaaaatctaAAGATATTGTTTGTCACTTCTACAAGAATGACTCACCTCGTTGTAAAATTGTTGACCACCACTTGAAAATTCTTTGCAAGTCACATTTAGAAGCGAGATTTTGCAAGATTGATGTAGAAAGAGCTCCTTTTCTAACAC AACGACTTCGCATCAAGATCATTCCCACTATTGCTCTAATAAAAGACAGCAAGACTAAAGACTATGTTGTGGGCTTCACCGATCTTGGAAATTGTGATGACTTTTCAACAGAAATGATGGAATGGCGAATCGCCCAGCCAGGAGTCATCAAGTACAATGGAAACTTGCTCGAGCCTCCAGTCAAGGGAAAACCAGTCAACAAATTTGGTTTGGGTGCTGGTATGAAGAAGCACACAATTCGTGGGAAAGATGACGACTCTGATTCCGATGACGACCTGTAA